A window from Peromyscus eremicus chromosome 1, PerEre_H2_v1, whole genome shotgun sequence encodes these proteins:
- the LOC131901232 gene encoding hemoglobin subunit beta-like — protein MVHLTDAEKALVTGLWGKVNSDAVGAEALSRLLIVYPWTQRFFDSFGDLSSASAVMSNAKVKGHGKKVIDSFSEGLKHLDNLKGTFASLSELHCDKLHVDPENFKLLGNMIVIVMAHHLGKDFTPAAQAAYQKVVAGVATALAHKYH, from the exons ATGGTGCACCTGACTGATGCTGAGAAGGCTCTGGTCACCGGCCTGTGGGGAAAAGTGAACAGTGATGCAGTTGGTGCTGAGGCCCTGAGCAG GCTGCTGATTGTCTACCCTTGGACCCAGAGGTTCTTTGACAGCTTTGGAGAcctgtcctctgcctctgctgtcaTGAGTAATGCCAAGGTGAAGGGCCATGGCAAGAAGGTGATTGACTCCTTTAGTGAAGGCCTGAAACACCTGGACAACCTCAAGGGCACCTTTGCCAGCCTGAGTGAGCTCCACTGTGACAAACTGCATGTGGATCCTGAGAACTTCAAG CTCCTGGGCAATATGATCGTGATTGTGATGGCCCACCACCTGGGCAAGGATTTCACCCCTGCTGCACAGGCTGCCTATCAGAAGGTGGTGGCTGGTGTGGCCACTGCCCTGGCTCACAAGTACCACTAA
- the LOC131901241 gene encoding olfactory receptor 52Z1P-like encodes MRVASTFHNLTSPQDVWYVLIGIPGLEDLHAWIAIPICSMYIVAVIGNVLLIFLIMTERSLHEPMYFFLSMLALADVLLSTATAPKMLAIFWFHSRGISFSSCVSQMFFIHFIFVAESAILLAMAFDRYVAICYPLRYTTILTSSVIGKIGTAAVVRSLFICGPFIFLVYRLLYCGRNIIPHSYCEHMGIARLACDNITVNIIYGLTMALLSTGLDIILIIISYALILHTVFQIPSWAARHKALNTCGSHICVILMFYTPAFFSFFAHRFGGKTIPRHIHILVANLYVVVPPMLNPIIYGVKTKQIQDRVVLLFSSVSTCC; translated from the coding sequence ATGAGGGTGGCCTCTACATTTCACAATCTCACCAGTCCACAGGATGTGTGGTATGTTCTGATTGGAATCCCAGGACTGGAAGATTTGCATGCCTGGATAGCCATCCCCATCTGTTCTATGTACATTGTGGCTGTCATAGGCAATGTCCTCCTGATCTTCCTGATAATGACTGAACGCAGCCTCCATGAAcccatgtatttcttcctttccatgcTGGCCTTAGCAGATGTCCTACTCTCCACAGCTACAGCCCCCAAGATGCTGGCTATCTTCTGGTTCCATTCCAGGGGTATATCCTTTAGTAGCTGTGTGTCCCAAATGTTTTTCATACATTTCATCTTTGTGGCAGAGTCTGCTATTCTTCTGGCCATGGCAtttgaccgctatgtggccatctgttaCCCACTGAGATACACCACCATCCTCACCTCCTCTGTCATTGGCAAGATTGgtacagcagctgtggttaggAGCCTTTTCATCTGTGGTCCATTCATCTTCCTGGTATATCGACTTCTGTATTGTGGGAGAAACATAATTCCCCATTCATATTGTGAGCATATGGGCATTGCCAGATTGGCATGTGACAATATCACTGTCAACATCATATATGGCCTGACTATGGCCCTCCTGTCTACAGGGCTGGATATAATACTCATCATTATTTCCTATGCTTTGATCCTTCACACTGTTTTTCAGATCCCTTCTTGGGCTGCCAGACATAAGGCCCTTAACACATGTGGTTCCCACATCTGTGTCATTCTTATGTTCTACACACCtgcattcttttcattttttgccCATCGCTTTGGAGGTAAAACCATTCCTCGCCACATCCACATCCTAGTGGCCAACCTCTATGTGGTGGTGCCCCCTATGCTCAACCCTATCATTTATGGGGTGAAGACCAAGCAAATCCAAGATCGAGtggttttgcttttctcttcagTGAGTACATGTTGTTAA
- the LOC131901252 gene encoding olfactory receptor 52A5-like: MLMFNGSVFMPSVLTLVGIPGLESVQCWIGIPFCVMYIIALIGNSLILVIIKNEKSLHIPMYIFLAILAVTDIALSTCILPKMLGIFWFHMPQISFDTCLLQMELIHSFQATESGILLAMALDRYVAICNPLRHATIFSQQLMTYLGAGALLRAFILVSPSILLIKCRLKYYRTTVVSHSYCEHMAIVKLAAEDIRINKVCGLLVAFAILGFDIVFITFSYVRIFITVFQLPQKEARFKAFNTCIAHICVFLQFYLLAFFSFFTHRFGANIPPYVHILLSDLYLLVPPFLNPIVYGVKTKQIRDKVLKMLISKKPL, encoded by the coding sequence ATGCTCATGTTCAATGGCTCAGTCTTCATGCCTTCTGTGTTAACACTAGTTGGGATCCCTGGCTTGGAGTCAGTGCAGTGCTGGATCGGTATTCCATTTTGTGTCATGTACATCATTGCTTTGATCGGGAACTCCCTAAtcttagtaataataaaaaatgaaaagagccTCCACATACCCATGTACATTTTCTTGGCCATTTTGGCAGTCACAGACATTGCCCTTAGCACATGCATTCTCCCAAAAATGTTGGGCATCTTCTGGTTTCATATGCCACAGATTTCCTTTGACACCTGCTTGCTACAAATGGAACTCATCCACTCATTCCAGGCAACAGAATCAGGCATCCTCTTGGCCATGGCTCTGGATCGCTATGTAGCTATCTGTAACCCCCTGAGACATGCCACCATCTTTTCTCAACAACTCATGACTTACCTTGGAGCTGGTGCATTACTCAGAGCTTTCATTCTTGTATCCCCATCCATATTGCTCATCAAATGTCGCCTTAAGTACTACCGAACTACCGTTGTCTCCCACTCTTACTGTGAGCACATGGCCATTGTGAAATTGGCAGCTGAAGATATCAGAATCAACAAGGTATGTGGCCTTCTTGTTGCCTTTGCCATCTTAGGGTTTGACATAGTCTTCATTACCTTCTCCTATGTGCGAATCTTCATCACTGTCTTTCAGCTGCCCCAGAAGGAGGCTCGATTCAAAGCCTTCAACACTTGCATTGCTCACATCTGTGTCTTCCTACAGTTCTACCTCCTggccttcttctctttcttcacccACAGGTTTGGAGCTAACATACCCCCCTATGTGCATATCCTCCTGTCAGATCTTTACCTGTTAGTTCCACCTTTTCTCAACCCCATTGTCTATGGTGTTAAAACTAAGCAAATCCGAGACAAAGTCCTGAAGATGCTTATTTCCAAGAAACCTCTGTGA